Within the Paenibacillus sp. AN1007 genome, the region GACACGAGCTGACGACAACCATGCACCACCTGTCTTGAATGTCCCGAAGGAAAGGCACATCTCTGCACCGGTCATTCAGATGTCAAGACCTGGTAAGGTTCTTCGCGTTGCTTCGAATTAAACCACATACTCCACTGCTTGTGCGGGTCCCCGTCAATTCCTTTGAGTTTCAGTCTTGCGACCGTACTCCCCAGGCGGAATGCTTAATGTGTTAACTTCGGCACCAAGGGTATCGAAACCCCTAACACCTAGCATTCATCGTTTACGGCGTGGACTACCAGGGTATCTAATCCTGTTTGCTCCCCACGCTTTCGCGCCTCAGCGTCAGTTACAGCCCAGAGAGTCGCCTTCGCCACTGGTGTTCCTCCACATCTCTACGCATTTCACCGCTACACGTGGAATTCCACTCTCCTCTTCTGCACTCAAGTCACGCAGTTTCCAGTGCGATCCGGGGTTGAGCCCCGGGATTAAACACCAGACTTACATGACCGCCTGCGCGCGCTTTACGCCCAATAATTCCGGACAACGCTTGCCCCCTACGTATTACCGCGGCTGCTGGCACGTAGTTAGCCGGGGCTTTCTTCTCAGGTACCGTCACCTTGAGAGCAGTTACTCTCCCAAGCGTTCTTCCCTGGCAACAGAGCTTTACGATCCGAAAACCTTCATCACTCACGCGGCATTGCTCCGTCAGGCTTTCGCCCATTGCGGAAGATTCCCTACTGCTGCCTCCCGTAGGAGTCTGGGCCGTGTCTCAGTCCCAGTGTGGCCGATCACCCTCTCAGGTCGGCTACGCATCGTCGCCTTGGTGAGCCGTTACCTCACCAACTAGCTAATGCGCCGCAGGCCCATCCCCAAGTGACAGATTGCTCCGTCTTTCCAGTTCCCTTCAGGCGAAGAAAACAAGTATTCGGTATTAGCTACCGTTTCCGGTAGTTGTCCCAAGCTTGAGGGCAGGTTGCCTACGTGTTACTCACCCGTCCGCCGCTAACCATCCGAGAAGCAAGCTTCTCTTCAAGTCCGCTCGACTTGCATGTATTAGGCATGCCGCCAGCGTTCGTCCTGAGCCAGGATCAAACTCTCCAATAAAGATGAATTTCGCCAGCGTAGTTAAACGCTGTGAAACCCATCGGGGTATTGAAAAGAGCGAATAGCTCATTTTGAATCTGACGAGATTAAAAATCTCATTTTAGCTTCGAAATCATACAGTCCGAAGACATGCACCGATTTCTCAGCGTCGATCTTGCAAGCAAGATCGTTACTCACTCGTTGTTCAGTTTTCAAAGATCAAACTTGTTTCTCTGCTGAGTTTCTTTCACTTCAGCAACTCTTATATCTTATCACGTCCGAACCAACTTTGCAAGCTCTTTTTTTCAAGTTTCTTTCGAAGCTTGTTTTTCATTTGCTTGCCGCACGGTGTAAACTGTGTTTTCTTGGCCGGAATTAGAATATACCATGTACGCATTTGTAATGCAAGTATTTTTTTATATCCATTTTCACAGGGCATACGACTAAAAGCAAAGGAGTAATACCTTGGTTTTGTGCATCCATATTCTGTTCATTAATTAAAAGTTTTATACAACAATAATTATATCATCATAAACTTAGCTGTTTTTCTACGCTCCCGCTGCTCTGGCGTTCATCTCTCAAAACTGAATTTCAATCTTTTAAATGTAATCATACGATTATCTGATTCATCCTAATCTTTGATATCATTAATGTGCTCAATCTTAAGGCCTGACGGTCTCCCCACCCATACCACTCACATCAAAAAAGCCTACCTTATGCTTCTTGGCCAACTCACGCATTATGCTATATGCGTCCTCGGAAGCAGACCATGCAAACGCAGCATAGATTACTTCTTTTCCAATGGTACATTCGGTTAATCGGTTATCTGTTCCGGCTTCCTCCATTGCTTCAAAAACTTCATTGCTCACATCCATAGAAGGGAATATCTGAATGAACTCTTCATAGAAGCGCTGAAGGGGCTCTGAAGTCACCTCAATATCCGAGTAGGAATGCTTTTCCGATCACCCGGTTTCCTCTACATACCATTTCATAAATAACTCTCGATCTATTGGCGCCTGAAGCGGTTCAAAAACCATCAAATCATAACTCATTTTAATTTCCTCCTTTATATACTTCGAAGAAATCAGATTTTATTATATATAGTAGATATCCATTGCTGGTAGTCCTTATAAACAGTAACTTCCAGAACTTAATATGTTTAAAATAACACCTGTTATTTCACTCACTTAAGTAATTACTTAAATAAAACAGCAAAAGAAAAAAGCGGATGCTCGATTGGATATCGAAGCTCCGCTTCATTCAAATGCTCATGTTTATTATTTTCTATATCCCTATCTCACCAGTCGCATTATTCGGACCGTGCTTTTAAGCTGGAAAACCCATCCTTACTCCCCACCAATCAATACGTAACGGCAAATGACGATAATGGCCAGTACCCACATCAGCCAGTGCACTTTCACTTTGCGCTCTGTAACGAGATTGCTGAACACAGCCAGAATGACGTAGGATACGATACCTGCGGAAATCCCGTTTGCAATCCCGCCTGTAAATGGCATGAGTACAATCGTAAGAAATGCAGGGAAAGCTTGAAGAAAATCATCCCACTCAATGCTGCGAACCTGACTCATCATAAGCACACCCACAATGATCAATGCCGGTGCTGTTGCAGCGGATGGAACAACCAATGCGAGCGGTGCAATAAACAAAGCGAGAATGAACAGCAGACCTGTTGTTACCGAGGTTAAGCCTGTACGTCCGCCAGCTTCTACACCAGAAGCACTTTCAACATAAGCTGTAATCGTACTTGTACCCAGTGCCGCACCCGCGCTGACGCCGACTGCATCGACGAGCATAGCTTTACCAATCGTTTTCTCACCTTTTGCTTTATCCTTCATGATGCCCATACGTGTCGCCGTACCAACCATCGTACCGAACGTATCAAACAACTCAACGAATGTGAAAATGAAGATGATTTCGAACAAGCCAAGGCTGATAGCGCCTTTCAGATCAAGCTGTCCAACAGCCAGATCACTGAAGTTAGGCAGCCAGCTGGCACTGGACAGGCCGCTCAGATTGGTCACTCCCATTGGAATACCGATCAGCGTTGTAGCTACGATACCGATCAGCAGTGCACCTTTCACACGCATCACCATGAGAACAGCAATCAGCAGCAGCCCAATCAGAGCCAAGAGTGCGTCATGATGTGTAACAAAGTTTCCTAAAGACAGGTTAAAGCTGCTTCCCGGAATCGGCTTGCTCAAATCTGCATCCGGCGCAACATTCACCGTTACCGCCACAAGGTTGGCGAGTTTAAAACCAATAATCGTAATAAAAAGACCAATCCCTACGGTAATTGCCATTTTAATGGACTGTGGAACCGCAACGAGCAGCATCTGCCGAACCCGAGTCACGGTCAAAATAATGAACACGATACCTGAAAGGAATACAGCACCGAGTGCTGCCTGCCAGCTGATCGCGCCGTTCGAACTCAGGACGACGGTCATAAAGTATGCATTTAATCCCATACCCGGAGCGAGTGCGATCGGAACGTTCACGAACAATCCCATAATAATTGTCATTAATCCAGCGCCGACGGCTGTCGCAAAAAATACTGCATTATCAGACATACCTGCCCCAGCTGAACCCAGGAACAATGTGTTTACAAAAAGAATGTAAGCCATTGTCATAAAGGTGGTCAGACCCGCAACAATCTCCGTTCTAACGTTTGTTCCGTTTTCTTTGAGTTTAAAGAAACGATCCATAATTCACTAACTCCTCCTTAGAGATGTTGAAGCTATATTGAAAAACGACAAATGACCCTGAGAAGTATTTTCCCCAGAGTTCAGCTTGACCAGAAGCAGGCACATTGCCTGTGAACCAAGAACAAAAAAAATTCTAATGTGCGCGGGTGATGTTCCACCGCAGTCATGTAGAATTCATGTGCTTAGCCTGCTCCTCTTCGTAGCCAGATCATTAGGGTGATCTCGTAGAGACTCCCGGGCCATATCCCCAGGATTATACGAATTAGTATGCGCTATTTGTTTGCTTTCCATCACCCATTTTAGAAGGACAGCCTTTACTTTGTCAATGAAAAAAACGAATGTTTATGGCACACCCTCTGAATAACGTTCGTATTATTTAACAAATCAAACCAGTTCAGCGATTTACATCCCAGTTACTGGCATGTTTAATAGCAAAGCATAACGACAATATATCCATATTTTCATCACTTTTTTCTGATGGATAAGGGTAAGATTTCATAAATTCAGACAAGAAGATAAGCTGTTTAATGATTTAGGAAATTTAATTACTTAGGCTGTGTTAATTCTAAATGCTGATTTTCTGCCAAAAATATAACCGCCCTGTAGAGAGCGGTTAATTAAGCTATATTTCCTATTAGTTGCAGGGTTTTAACGGGTTAAAAGACAAAGCAGCGGTCGGCTTCATCCAAGGAACCTTTTGAAATCAGCTGCAAATAGACTCGCAGGATACCGTAAATTTCATACCCGTCGTCTGCACTACATTTCCTGCAATTTCAGTGAAGCCATCTTCTACTATGGCCGAAATTTCTAGTGTTGATATCAATTTTGTCCAGAACTTAACGGCTTTTAAATTCAATTTGAACATCCCCACCTCGTATCGACCCGAATGAAGTTTGAAGATCTGCATGACTGCATCTTTGGCTATGCTCGTGCCTCTATATTTGGGCAATACGAATAGCTCCTGTACCGAATAGTCCACTCCGTCTGCTGCATAAGGAGGGGAAGTAACCAGAATAAACCCTGCAATCTTTTCATTAAACATGATGAAGTAAGGATATAAGCGTTCATCCCTATAATATGGCGAGATATCTTCCATTTCGAATGTTCCTTCTGTTCCAATATCCTCCCGTGAGTATGCAGAAAGCTCATAGAGATAATAATTAAATAAGTTTTCAAACTGTTCTTTGTTTGTATCCGTTATTTGTTGAATTGTCGCCTTCATCGTCGTAACCCCCGTGAATAATCTCTATTCAGTGCACTCTTCCTGCGTATATCGTATTGTGTATTTTCCGAAAATACACCATGCGGTGCGGACAAACCAGCCCGTCTTTATGTCATTGCACTTTAATTTCATCAATTACTCGGTTTTTTGCTGCTGAAGGAACCGGTCAGAATGTTTTACTCCAAGATATAAGACTACTGATGCATATAGTGGTCATACAGCTGCTCGAAAGTTGTAAAACGTTTGACTTCTCTGCCAACCTGATCATACTCTTCTAGATATTCATCCATTACTTTAAGGAAATTCTCACTCATAACTTGTAAATCCCCTGCATCAAAGTACTGCATGAGATCAAATTTTTTGGTCCCCTTCTCCACAGTCATATAGTCAAGGTACTCTTGTGCACCAAAGGCCGAAAGAAAGGCGTAGGAAGCATCGTTATCTATAACACTATTCAACATTTTATTGCGATAGTTGCTCCACAATTCTTCATATGTTCCCTTCAGATTCTCATAGGTCGGAGCAGGCTTAGCAGTGAAATTATCACACATTGTGCCGTGTAACCTCGCAACACTTTTTAACATATTCAAAGATGCCGTTCGGATCTCTTCAATGCTGGGAGCTTCGATGATTGACATGTATAAGGTTTTGATATCGTCCGGTACATAGCGAAACGAGCATGTCTCCTGCAAATATCGCTTGATTCCTCGCTTGATGCATGTATTATTCATACTGGCTAACGCATTGACCAGATTGTAGAGAACACCGGCGGATGCCTGCCGCACTGCGCCAATATCATCACCCAACATCGTATCGCTGTATGCCTGCTTAGCCAGATCAATCCATTTAATCGCCCGGTTAAGACAATCTTCTCCTATCGGCTTCGCAAGTGCATCCAGAGCTTTTCGCCGGAAGTCATTGAATTTTTCCAAATCTTCAGGGTTTGCATAATAGAGTATCTTGAGTTCGGTTAGACTCGATACGTGGGGACTCTCCAAAGTGGACTGCTCTTGTATTTTTGAATTCCATGGCGTGCAGTAGATATCATAACCAACGTCGTCCAGGATGAAGCAATCGGATATTCCCCAGCCCTTATCTGTATTATTAATGATAACTAGATCAAGATCGCTCTTCTCGTGGAAGTCTCCGGTATTAAATGAACCCGTAAGCCCGATAATTGCGATATCGTCAAGAAAGTCTCTTTTTACGCGTTCGATGACCATATTAATGAGCCGTTCATTTTTGTCCAGTAACTTCTTCTTTATCATTTCGTTCATTCATTATCCCCCTTCCTATGACCCGGTCTTCATTCAACACAACAGCCTTAACTTGAGTCTATCGATTTAAATCTGCAGTTACTATGTATAAATTGATTTAAATCATCTTTGAACAAAATTGAACCGCCAAAACGACGATTTAGCGGATTTTCATTAGTTTTATATCAGGGATTATTTCTCAATTGTTAATCATGTTACTTGAAGACACGAAGCCAAATTTTAAAATCACAATCCATCCTGATACCTTTACATTCACAATAAGTAAGAGTCGATTTATGTCTTTGCTCTGAGAAAGGTCTCTTGGTCCACTATAAAATCCTCAACTAGATTCTTCATTCTGGTCACAAAAAAAACTCCCTTCAATTTGCGAAACAACGCAAATAAAAGGGAGTAACTTGTACAATGTATTGCTGCAGGTGTGACCGTACTGCCAGCGGAGCAAGTGCCACAAACCCTATCTTATCAAGGCTCCAGAACGATTAATATTGTGAATAACTAACGACCTATTCCCACTCAATCGTTGCAGGTGGTTTGGAAGTTACGTCATAGACGATCCGGTTTACGTTATCCACCTCGTTAACGATCCGCACGGAGATTTTCTCGAGTACGTCCCAAGGGATACGTGCCCAGTCTGCTGTCATACCGTCGATCGAAGTCACCGCACGAATACCTACCGTGTAGGAATACGTACGTGCGTCACCCATAACGCCAACACTCTTCATGTTAGGCAGGGCGGTGAAATACTGCCAGATTTCGCGGTCCAGACCGGCCTTAATGATTTCTTCACGCAGGATATAGTCGGAATCACGAACGATTTTCAGTTTTTCTTCCGTCACTTCACCAAGCACACGGATCGCAAGACCCGGACCAGGGAAAGGTTGACGGTGTACGATTTCGTCCGGCAGGCCGCATTCTGTACCTACTTTACGTACTTCATCCTTGAACAGTGTGTTCAAAGGTTCGATCAGTTTGAAATTCATGTCTTCCGGCAGACCGCCCACGTTGTGGTGGGATTTGATCGTCTGTGCCGTAGCTGTACCGCTCTCTACGATGTCCGTGTACAGTGTACCTTGAGCCAGGAATTCGAAATCGTCGAACTGTTTGGACTCTTCATCAAACACATAAATAAACTCGTTACCGATAATTTTACGTTTTTGCTCCGGATCATCCACGCCAGCCAGCTTGGACATGAAACGTTCCTGCGCATCGATTTTGACAACCTTCATATCAAACTTGCCAACAAACGTCTCCATTACGCTCTCTGCTTCACCTTTACGCAGCAGGCCGTGGTCGATAAACATACATGTCAGCTGATCGCCAATCGCTTTGTGCAGCAGGGCTGCCACAACGGAAGAATCCACGCCGCCGCTGAGCGCACACAGCACTTTGCCGTCGCCTACTTTTGCACGAATATCTTTGATGGTGTCATCAATAAAGGTTTCCATCGTCCAATTGCCTTCGCAACCGCAGATTTCGAACAGGAAATTGCGAATCATGTCGTTACCGCGAACGGAGTGACGTACTTCCGGGTGGAACTGAACTGCATACAATTTGCGCTCGTCGTTACTCATTGCAGCGATTGGCGCACTTTCCGTACCTGCATCCAGTTTGAAGCCCGGAGGCAATGTGACAACATGGTCACCGTGACTCATCCATACGGTATGCTCGCCTTCGATGCCTTTTGCAAGTGCGGCACCTGCGGCAAACGCCAGGTCAGCTTTGCCGTACTCACGCTTCTCGGAGCGCTCGACTTTACCTTCAAGCTGCTGTGCCATCAATTGCATTCCGTAACAAATACCGAAGATTGGCAAGCCCAGGTCATAAACGCCCGGATCAACGTGCGGTGCATTCTCGGCGTATACGCTGGATGGACCTCCAGAGAACACGATCCCTTTTGGTGCAAGTTCTGCAATTTTCTCCGCTGGTGTGTTATACGGCAAAAGCTCGCTGTATACGCCAAGATCCCGGATTCTTCTGGCGATTAACTGGTTGTATTGGCCCCCGAAGTCAAGGACAACCACAATTTCATTCTGCTTATTCATTACCGTGCCTCCCTCAATTAATGAAACTAATTATACGCAACGACAAAACCTACCGTCAAGGAAAGACGAAACTCCATTTTCGGGCAGGCAACGAGGAATTGCGACATTGAGCGACATCCGCTGCCATTCCCCGGCCCGGGTTTCGTGATGCACTTTGGTTCAATACGATCTGCACATATGCTCTATCTTTTCTGTCCTTTTAGAATTGGATTAAAGCACCGATTTCATCCATTGGATTCGAAGCATATCTCAGCCGTGGGGTAGAATAGGCAGGCTTTGATAAGGCAGCTTTGTTTAGGAAAGCAGGTACGGGCCATGCTGCAAGAAATATGCCGAGCCGCAGCCGTAATAGCAATGATACGTGTAATTCAAAGTGCTAACGATTCCACAGAACCTTATTTTGAACATTGGAGGCTGTTTGGAGACCTAACGATTTTCAGGAGTCCTATTTGAACTAAAACACCTGAAAGCCGGCGAAAAACGCGGTATTTCAGGTAAATAAGGTTACTAGGGATCGTTAGGTTTTCCAAGTGACCAAAATGGGTCAAATAGCGTCACTGGGGATCGTTAAAGAGGGTAAGTTCCGTTTAGTCCCGTCCACATTGAGGTTGAAAACTGAAAGGAATTACAGCAATTGGGTTAGGCCCCCGAGAGATGACCCAGAATTCCTATTGTAAAAAACAAAAGAAGTCTCCTTCACCCTTGGGCAAACGAGACTTTATGGGAAGCGAGATAGTTCATATTTCTATCCAGCTTCAATAAAGCACGGAGCAGGATGCTCCACCGTGTTTAATACTTTAAGTAGGCGGAGCAGGCTTGTACCTGCATCGGACTTGCTCCTGTTCCTGCGCTGGCGCAGGCATTAGCGCTGGCGTCTTGGGGTACGCCGGGCCAGGCGAAGTGCCCGGCGCAGGAAATCGAGACTGTCCGCGCGCAGCGGACGGTCTGGCCCATACAGCAGCCGCTCCCAATCGGCTGCAAAGCGCGCGATGTCCGCGCCGTCCGTGCCTGCGGCTACGGCGGGTGACGCTGCGTACTCCCGCAGCGTCATGCCCGGCGGCCGCGGGCCGTACTTCCGCGCAAGCGCGTGCCAGACCGGAGCGGCAGCCTGCAGCAGCCGCTCGCGGTCCGGGAAGCTGCTGCGCGGCCACGCCAGCAGCAGCCCAAGCCGCAGTGCGGGGCGAAGCCGCCGCACGCAGGCCCACGCAGCGGCGCACAGCAGCGCCGCTGCCGCAAGTGCTGCCGCGGCTGGCCATGGCGCTGCGGCCAAATTCCGTGCGCGCGCAGCCAGCCACGCGCCTGCACGGGCAAGCCCGCTGCTCATTCCCGGCAGCAGGGCCCCATCGCCAGGCTGTGCCGCGGCGACAACCGCAGCGCTGGCATCTTCAGCCTGCGCAGAGTCAAACCCCGGCGTAGCTTCAAACGGTATCCAGCCTACGCCGGGAAAATATACCTCTACCCAGGAATGGGCATCTCCCTGGGTGACAACAACACGCCCGGGGACCTGAGGGTCTGCCTCTCCCGGGGCGTAACCCTTCACCCAGCGTGCCGGTATGCCTTCGGCACGCAGCAGTACGACCATGGCGGTGGAGAAATGGTTGCAATATCCCGCCCGGGTCACAAACAGAAAATCATCCACAAAATCCGTGCCGCGTGTCGGCATCCGGGTATCCAGCGAGTAGCGGGCATTGGCCTGCAGATAACTGCGTACGGCCTGAACCGCATCGTACCTCGATGCACTCGTACCGACAATTTCGGCAGCCAGATCTCTTACGCGCTGCGGAAGCGTACCCGGGAGCTGCAGATCCTTTCTGCGTATGGAGGCCGGATCAACTGGATTATCTCTGCTCCCGGCAAGATTCTCCTGTGTCTTCACGCCAGTGCTCGTTGTTTCATTCAAACGATTCTTCTTGTGATCCAGACCAGCACTTTTCTGTTCATCCACGCCAAAGCGCTTCTTCTCATCTTCACTAACGCTCTTCTTTTCCATACCAGCACTCTGCCGGAGTTCCTCAGGTGTCACATTCGGTACCATGACATCCACAGTATAGTTCCGAACACGTTCCGTTCGATCCCTTCCTGCAGCAAGCCATAAAGTGCCTGTATCATCACTGGACAGCAGTGACTTTTCATTTTTTCCATTCATTTTGCTGCCATCTTGAAAAGACAAGCTTACCGGCAGCCCTCCTGTAAACAGTGGATTAGGCCCTCGCCACTCCTTCTCCATGGTGATGATCTGACGAACCCGCTGCCAATGCGGATGGTCCTCCCATCCATCGGCACGCAGTAAACCCGAAGCGTCCGCGTAACGAAAGCGCTGCTCCACATCACTCCACGCACTTCCATTGTAATAAGAACGTGTTTCTCCTCTCCAATATGTAGACACTGGAGTGTTTGCCGTGAATACAGGATCATTTCCCTGTACCAGGGGTGCTCCCATAGGCGCATCGACTGTACTGTACCCTGTTACACTGAAGG harbors:
- a CDS encoding NCS2 family permease, with protein sequence MDRFFKLKENGTNVRTEIVAGLTTFMTMAYILFVNTLFLGSAGAGMSDNAVFFATAVGAGLMTIIMGLFVNVPIALAPGMGLNAYFMTVVLSSNGAISWQAALGAVFLSGIVFIILTVTRVRQMLLVAVPQSIKMAITVGIGLFITIIGFKLANLVAVTVNVAPDADLSKPIPGSSFNLSLGNFVTHHDALLALIGLLLIAVLMVMRVKGALLIGIVATTLIGIPMGVTNLSGLSSASWLPNFSDLAVGQLDLKGAISLGLFEIIFIFTFVELFDTFGTMVGTATRMGIMKDKAKGEKTIGKAMLVDAVGVSAGAALGTSTITAYVESASGVEAGGRTGLTSVTTGLLFILALFIAPLALVVPSAATAPALIIVGVLMMSQVRSIEWDDFLQAFPAFLTIVLMPFTGGIANGISAGIVSYVILAVFSNLVTERKVKVHWLMWVLAIIVICRYVLIGGE
- a CDS encoding GNAT family N-acetyltransferase, translating into MKATIQQITDTNKEQFENLFNYYLYELSAYSREDIGTEGTFEMEDISPYYRDERLYPYFIMFNEKIAGFILVTSPPYAADGVDYSVQELFVLPKYRGTSIAKDAVMQIFKLHSGRYEVGMFKLNLKAVKFWTKLISTLEISAIVEDGFTEIAGNVVQTTGMKFTVSCESICS
- a CDS encoding nucleotidyltransferase domain-containing protein translates to MNEMIKKKLLDKNERLINMVIERVKRDFLDDIAIIGLTGSFNTGDFHEKSDLDLVIINNTDKGWGISDCFILDDVGYDIYCTPWNSKIQEQSTLESPHVSSLTELKILYYANPEDLEKFNDFRRKALDALAKPIGEDCLNRAIKWIDLAKQAYSDTMLGDDIGAVRQASAGVLYNLVNALASMNNTCIKRGIKRYLQETCSFRYVPDDIKTLYMSIIEAPSIEEIRTASLNMLKSVARLHGTMCDNFTAKPAPTYENLKGTYEELWSNYRNKMLNSVIDNDASYAFLSAFGAQEYLDYMTVEKGTKKFDLMQYFDAGDLQVMSENFLKVMDEYLEEYDQVGREVKRFTTFEQLYDHYMHQ
- the guaA gene encoding glutamine-hydrolyzing GMP synthase, whose product is MNKQNEIVVVLDFGGQYNQLIARRIRDLGVYSELLPYNTPAEKIAELAPKGIVFSGGPSSVYAENAPHVDPGVYDLGLPIFGICYGMQLMAQQLEGKVERSEKREYGKADLAFAAGAALAKGIEGEHTVWMSHGDHVVTLPPGFKLDAGTESAPIAAMSNDERKLYAVQFHPEVRHSVRGNDMIRNFLFEICGCEGNWTMETFIDDTIKDIRAKVGDGKVLCALSGGVDSSVVAALLHKAIGDQLTCMFIDHGLLRKGEAESVMETFVGKFDMKVVKIDAQERFMSKLAGVDDPEQKRKIIGNEFIYVFDEESKQFDDFEFLAQGTLYTDIVESGTATAQTIKSHHNVGGLPEDMNFKLIEPLNTLFKDEVRKVGTECGLPDEIVHRQPFPGPGLAIRVLGEVTEEKLKIVRDSDYILREEIIKAGLDREIWQYFTALPNMKSVGVMGDARTYSYTVGIRAVTSIDGMTADWARIPWDVLEKISVRIVNEVDNVNRIVYDVTSKPPATIEWE
- a CDS encoding transglutaminase domain-containing protein produces the protein MWERKTKLRTAFSVSPDQAVKNRSSREVPPLSVDGPLTAPSLYLWLITAGLLVLCMEWIYPVTAAGQTGSERFAAVMACYSAVLLSAGMIRTGWAASIVLRVPIIYAALCMMYGAGHPIEWGVSYPSLLNADLGEWIDKGHFRVMSRETRGLFMLCGWSMLLASVQYLVMLRRSISLFGVGTLVYLIMLESFAEYDAYGSVVRSVCWMLCIQGMLYLLRLYEGTGHVESGPDQPNEPQSKHRRVHRHTDGIAHQRIGRSTHQNVYASRSGYQSTDPGTIQSTQQRTNQSTLQTRMSCRKNSSRPMRRSVFLSWIAVSLGAAVSLVLLSVVPARMTFVSPAGHISVMDTVERLAKWAGYTPSRSVPAAFSVTGYSTVDAPMGAPLVQGNDPVFTANTPVSTYWRGETRSYYNGSAWSDVEQRFRYADASGLLRADGWEDHPHWQRVRQIITMEKEWRGPNPLFTGGLPVSLSFQDGSKMNGKNEKSLLSSDDTGTLWLAAGRDRTERVRNYTVDVMVPNVTPEELRQSAGMEKKSVSEDEKKRFGVDEQKSAGLDHKKNRLNETTSTGVKTQENLAGSRDNPVDPASIRRKDLQLPGTLPQRVRDLAAEIVGTSASRYDAVQAVRSYLQANARYSLDTRMPTRGTDFVDDFLFVTRAGYCNHFSTAMVVLLRAEGIPARWVKGYAPGEADPQVPGRVVVTQGDAHSWVEVYFPGVGWIPFEATPGFDSAQAEDASAAVVAAAQPGDGALLPGMSSGLARAGAWLAARARNLAAAPWPAAAALAAAALLCAAAWACVRRLRPALRLGLLLAWPRSSFPDRERLLQAAAPVWHALARKYGPRPPGMTLREYAASPAVAAGTDGADIARFAADWERLLYGPDRPLRADSLDFLRRALRLARRTPRRQR